A region from the Streptomyces lydicus genome encodes:
- a CDS encoding GNAT family N-acetyltransferase — protein MPDLVRTSDGNWWPANVQTPRLVLRPVAEDDLRVAERLWRDERVRRYLGGPVSEAKIAVRRRTLPGSPGVIAIAERDTNAVIGMITIDPYSGRGATEVSYTVVPERWGDGIGREAVAAALAWARSLPGTDRVVAVTQTANRASRRLLEAVGMRECGETVEHGHPQIMYCG, from the coding sequence ATGCCTGACCTCGTTCGTACATCAGACGGCAACTGGTGGCCAGCCAACGTGCAGACACCGCGACTTGTTCTGCGTCCGGTCGCCGAGGATGATCTGCGTGTTGCCGAGCGGCTCTGGAGGGACGAGCGGGTGCGGCGGTACCTGGGCGGGCCGGTGAGCGAGGCGAAGATCGCCGTGCGGCGTCGCACCCTTCCGGGCAGTCCCGGAGTCATTGCCATCGCGGAGCGCGATACGAACGCCGTGATCGGCATGATCACCATCGACCCGTACTCCGGGCGCGGTGCCACCGAGGTGTCCTACACCGTCGTGCCCGAGCGCTGGGGGGATGGCATCGGCCGCGAGGCAGTGGCCGCCGCCCTCGCGTGGGCGAGAAGCCTGCCCGGAACCGACCGGGTCGTTGCCGTCACGCAGACCGCGAACCGAGCCTCGCGCCGCCTGCTGGAGGCCGTGGGGATGCGCGAGTGCGGCGAGACGGTCGAGCACGGACACCCTCAGATCATGTATTGCGGCTGA